The following DNA comes from Chiloscyllium plagiosum isolate BGI_BamShark_2017 chromosome 12, ASM401019v2, whole genome shotgun sequence.
TGAAGTGTGGTATACTGATGAAAGCATGCTACTGCTTGTAACTAAATCACTTAATTTTAGGCTAGACACTGAAGTGACCATAActaatatatatgtatatgtcaagaactgtaacaaacatctTTTGAATCTTTCAGTGCTATAATACCAACACCTAGTATTTATGTTATGGAAGTTAACATAAACATTGCTGTATCAGGTACAAATACTCTTCTGGAGGCAAAGCTGACACTGTGGTGACAGATCAACCCTCAATCTTATGAAGAGCATGGTACAAAGATGataaaaaataatgttttaaattatATATATCTACAAATTCAGAAGGCAATAGATTGGAATTTCCTCTTACATAGAATGATGCTGCACAATTAGTCGTATAGAGTGAgttttccttttccattttgttcccctatctcctgcaactGCAGAATCAATGCAGTGTGATAAGCATTGATGACTCTAATTTCCAGTCTAAATACTAGGTGTCCAAGCATGAGCATGGACAGTAATTATGcataaaatattttaacattgGCCTGTGCAGCAAAGCCCCAATTATGCACATTCTAGCTAAAAAATGATTAGAAACTAGAATTTAATAATCATTTTAACCATTCCCTACCCAGCACCGTTATGAGACAACCATGATGAAAAAGATTGCAGCAGCTCAACAAGACCCAACATTCTCCTGGGAAATAGTGATAAGCAATAAATAAGAACTTGTTAGCATCAGCCATGTCCTAAGAATAGGTGTATACAAAACAATTTTTAACTGTGTACCACTGACATCAAGTATTGTATTCCTATCATTCCCAACCTGAGTTAAGCTCCCACTACACATGATATGAATTACATTTGGCCAAGTGCCACACTACACAGGACATTTATTCACTTTCAGGAAAGCCTGGTAAGTATCATGTCAGCCTCACTAAACAGATCTAGCTAATGAATAGCTGCCTAGATATTAGTAATACATCCTCAAAAGCCTTCCCAGAAGCACAGCTTCTTAACAACAGCTTATCATATTGGtgctttttgggttttttttgtagaTAGCCTTGGTCAAAAGCACATTGTCAGGAACTACTTCTACTTGGTTGCCCCCATACCTTTAACCCACATAACCATTTAGTGTGGTTCTTAACTGGAAGAATACTCTTGATGAATTTACTCTATAATATCTACTGTTCTGATAGGTGGATAGAAATATTTGCAGTAAGAGAGGGGATAAAGACATTTTGACAGAAGTTAGTAGACTAATCCATTCCTAAGGCCCAACTCTACCTGAGATCCAGTTATTTTGATGTAAAATACATGCATATACAATTTACATAATACAACATGTCATTTCGTAAACTTTCTCTAAACAAATGGCATTTCCTGCGTCTATTTTTCAAACAAGAGACATTTATCAGTAACTTAATTTTAGTTGTTTCTACCCAAGCAGAGAGATTGTTTTGGACATTTAATTACGTTGTTTGCTCAAAATCCATCTATTATATTAATCACTTTTAATTCCCATTTAGTTTCCTATTAGTCTGTTACTGCTGTGACACATTTATTCATAAGTAAATATTTCTCACATATGTAACAACTGATCATACCTATCTCTGAAGATAAGGTACAGTTTTAACTACTGTCTGCCCATTCTGTGCCTTAAAGTTGAGAATTGACAGTAGAAATTCAGAAAAGGATGGACTTTGACTGCTCATTAGACTCCCAAGGCTTGTCTAATGCAATGTTCAGCTGACTCTGTAAATAGGAGTACAACATAATAGCTTGAAACAGGAAGCTGTTTATACAAAAATCTGGGTTCTCTCTAGTTGTGGGAACAATATCATGGAGGAATTATtatgtggagatgctggtattggactggggtggacaagttgaAAAacacacagcaccaagttatagtccaataggttatAGAGTTGGGTACTGCACAGGCTCTGCCCATTTTTCTGAGATAACAGGCAGCCTAATTCAAGATTCAATAAAGGCATAGATTTTTCGAGGATCCAGGAATGCTTCTTCTGGCACATCAAAATTATTGCTGTCTGCCATTGGCTATTGGGCACTTCCAGGGCAACATTGAATTCAGTTATTACTTAATTTGGCCTCCTGGTGGGTCTCAAGTGAAGTATATAGGGAATGGAAATATTATCATAAAAtcactacagtgtagaaacaggccattcagcccataccaaccttctgaagaccgttccacccagaccaactccgtcattgtaaccttgcatttcccatggctaatccatctgaactgcacatctgtagatactatgggcaattcaacatggccaagcAGCCAAAGCTACACATCTTTCTataggaaaccagaacacctggaggaaacttacGCAGACTCtacagagaacatgcaaactccagatagtcacctgaggatggaattgtacctgggttcctggtgctgtgaggagcaATGCTAActagtgagccaccatgccaccctaaagtCGCCTGTTATTGAAAATATGAATAAATATGGAAATAGatagtaaaacaaaacaaagaacaagagatgctgaagatctgaaacaaatacattcTTGTAAGAAAGATCAATGGatgcaaaacattaacactgtttttacagatgttgccaggcctacAGAGTttgtccaacaatttctgtttgtgttgtatCACCATAGATAGGTTACACCAAAATTATCCATTTGCGTAAAGATATGATTAACATGTCATTTATGTCTTAAAATGATACAAATCATTGCATTTTCAATCTTTATTTAACCACataaaattcagaaaatatttcttcattaaaaaataattttactaACTATTCTTAGAAACTAGAAAATCACTAGAAATTTGAATTACATTTACCATAGAGAACAGACCACATTTTAAGGAAATCTAATTTGAAAATTTCCTTCTTTAAATTGAAGAACATTTGAATTCTCATAAATCTCTAGAAGGTGAAATTTTTCTGGATAGTGGACGACAGCAAATCGTCAGTTGGTTTTTAAACCTTGCTTCAATGACTGCAATAGAAAAACAAACCACATTTCAACAGTATTCATTTTGTTCTGCTCTCCAGGGAAAATGCTACTACCATAATTTTCTTGCTAAGAATTTCATACTTGGGTAAGGATTTCTATGAACTTCAAAGGAAAACAAGAACACTTCACAAATAATCTGTTATCCCacttaatttaaacaaaaacagaaaacactgaggAGAAAAAAGATTTCAGACTAAATTTAAACTAGTGTCTTTACATGAAATGCAGCCGGGGTTAATTACATTTGACATATTAAGCATTAAGAAGTAGATGACTAACTATATTGTATACTTGAAACAGGAATTCTATATAAAATGAATGGGTAAAAGTGAATGCATTGTCAAATCTATCACTGGATCACTTGCATATTTGAAGTCCACTGTAAAAATTAGATTTCAACATCTTAGATTCTTCCCAGTTTGTTCCAACTACTTATCAATTGGGATCAGAAAGCAGAACAGAAAACTAGCTGGCCTAGATTTTTTAGCTGTAATTATGACAGAATTTGCTGTTTTTACAGCTGTGAAACTGACAACAACTTTGGCATCTGTGCATGTGTGGTTAAATgaaatcagaagttgctgtcagTAGTCTTTGGAAATCACTTAGTCTGATGAAAACTTTCCAAGCATCTTTTAAGATCATTGTTAAAAAACTTAAAAAGTTATGACCTGTTCATATGGGTTTTGAACAGTGAATTCCAAGCTTATTATTGCTAAAGAATTTCTCTAGCCtgaaaaactttgttttatttgagtGATATCAATCATGATAAAAATCCCAAAGTTTtgaataaaaattattttaaaaatcgaTTATAAATCACCTTCTAGATTCTAAATAAACAAAACTGTTTATTTTGTCCTAATGATAGACTTATAAAAATAACGAATGATAATCCATGTAGATATTTCCTGGTTTGTTGTCTTTGAGAATTCTGCATTGCAAATGACTGCTTAACCTGTCTCATAACTGTGGCTGGACAGCAGAGATTCCCTTGATTTGTGCTAGcattaaattaataaatcaggACATTGTAATGAACGTTTATAACATATTATTGTTATTTTGTGAACTTGAATTTTGATGTCGAGGTGAATAGTATTTCATTTTTCAATGTTATGAAGTTCGGATGTGTTGTTTTTATGAAAGGGTCAGAAACCCAGTTTGAATACAGAGCTAAAGACAAACTTTCCAGGAAATCAAATGATATAAACTAATGAGTGAACATACTATCTGGTGAGATAATTGCTGTTTACTGTTAACGTAAGCTGTTTTGGCCTACATTAAAAAGACAGACAGCAACAGCCaagttcagaaaataaaatttctATTCTACTCAAGGTGCAGATTTTAATTTTGGAAGTTTTCAAGCCATCAGAGCTGGAAAGAGGTCTTATGTTTTTGCTGCCTCAAAACAGCTAAAGTCAGAGTCCTGGCGAAGAGCTTCTGCTCggaatgttaattctcctgctcctcggatgctgcctgacctgctgtgcttttctagcaccacactttttgactctgatctccagcatttgcagtcctcactttctcaaagtcaGAGTAAGGTCAAAGAATTAGCCTGTCCATGTGTCTTGGTGAGAGATTCATATTTGTTGAATgtgcagaaagtcaccaaaagGAAATTCGTATTGTATTGTCAGTTCAGTCAGAAAAGTTAAAGTGGAAAGGGGAGTGATACTTCAGTGGGATTGAGTGTATATTGCCAGGAAAAGCGTGGAATCTTTCATTTTACTGATTGTGACAAGATctttccaaattttctttttatatgtgtatgtgtggggCTTTATCTTCCTTTTATGTAGGAAAATAATGTTCTTTTACTAAAAGTACATTGACAGTCTTATGTGAATATGTTCATTGACTAACCACAcagtaaacaaattgcaaaattaaagCTTAAGATCTACTGAGCCTAGTTTCACTCTGGTATCTGACTTCTGCAATATTAGTGAGATCATAATAACGTGGAAATTGTGTGTACACAGATTGCTATATGTTTGTGGGCACCTCTCCTCAAGGCCTATGGTGCTTCACCACTGAGCCCAAGAATCTCATTTACTGAATTAAATGATGTCTGGTTGTCAACACAAATGAGAAACAAAGAGGATGCAGGAGAAAGTGGTGCATTACtcccatcctgaaaaacagcCATAACAGTCCAAATCAACAAAGAAAACACCAGAATAATTCTCAATTTAAATCTTCATCTCTGAAGGCAATAAATCAATGAAACAATTCCTAGTCTGAGTGGTAAAGTCACGAaacagtatttgttgttttcataaTCACCAGCAAAGCTGAGCAGTCTGCACCGTCAGATAATAAGCTGTGATGATATGGAACTGCCCCTCTGTCCCATTAATTGGGTATCACTTCCTCATATTCTTGAGTATCTTGTTCGGATATGGTGGTGTCTTGCTTGCAATTATAGTTGATCACTGCATATTCACAAGTGTTGTCATCCCTTAGATTCACTTCATTTGAAATATGTTGTGTTGGGTTGTTGTGTTCTACTGTAACATACaagatttcttcatttttctgaaaTAGGGAATAAACAAGGATGAATAATGCATGAAAGCTAATATTAATACAATGGATAAAAGAACATTTGAGATCAGAGCACGAGAAGACCATATGGCGGTAGAATCTACTTTGCTATtcagtatgattatggctgatttttTACTTCAACTTACTTATCTGTCCGCCCCCCCATTTCCCTCAGTTTCCAGAAAGACAAAAATCTGTCTGGTGATAGAAAATATTCATACTTTCTATGATAGGGAATTTAAATGATTTATTACCCTATatgaatgaagacatttcttctcaacACAATCTTGGATGAATGAACACCAAGTCCCGAGACTTTGTTCCATATTTTAGTTTCCCAATCTACAGGAAACAACATCTCACTGTCTGACCTGTTTAGCCCCTTCAAAACCTTATATTTTTCAATGATATAACTTACAATTCCTCTGAATTGCAGACAGTATTTGCCTAATTCAGTCAACCTCTCATCACATTGCTATGATATTAGTCTAGaccattatatttttaaaagaaatttgaaataccagttactttctcaaagaatgaATCCACACAATATCTTTTACTATACAAGCATCATGACTACATAGCAGGCATATCTTCAAAGAAGATAAGAATTTCTATCAGCTCCCTTTTAGTTTGATTTCAAAGGAATCAGTAGCAATGTCATGTTTCAAACAAACTAAATGTTAGTGTACTATTCAACAATTACTAGAAGTTAAGTAAGTAAAAAGTGATTTTGTTATTAGCAAAGTACAGATAGTGATTTAAAGTAAGGATAATGATAGAAACAAGATCAGTCTCTACAGTCATTGCAAGCCTGGCTTGTTTAGCATTCCATTTCTGTTATGAAGAGTTCAAAACTTGATGTCAGACTCAGCCGCTCCAACGGCTTCTGGAGTTAAACAGTTGGATGTTGCTCCCACAGGCAGACTGTGCAGAACTGGTCCAAGAACTGAGTGAAGGTAACTTTGTTTCACTTTTACAGCACTACAGGCTGTGGCTTTTCATGGCCCCCTTCAGTTCAGTGGTCCTGGAGGCCCCCCTGTTCAGAAGCTGGTACGCTTTCAAGACGTCTCTATCATGGTATAAAGATGATTCTCCTGAAAATAACTGTTTCCAGCTAGCTTTAATCGCAATCTAACAACATTGCTGAAACACCAGCCCAGCCTTCCCCGTCTCCTGTTCAACACTACAGAAGTTTTCTTTCTCAATGTCCAATGAACTGAACTGGAGGCTTTGAATTACTCAATGGCCTTTTGTGATTGTCTCTTAAAATAACACAATCTGATCAAAGCAAATTAGTGGGgatgctttgacaaagggtcagttagactcgaaaagtcagctcttttctctccttacagatactgccagacttgctgagatcttccagcattttctctttttttgggaACACAAtctgatcatctgttttgattacAACCTGTACTCTAAACTATAAGAAcaaaacagattttgttttactcAAAAGCCCCGCGGATTCAACAACTCCCACCCACTATCCCCCCACACCTAATACCTTTCCCCATCACCCTCAGCTCTCACATGTCTTTGACCCGCTACCCTGTGCTCCCCTTCCTGATCCCCACCCTACCTCCACTTCGATAGGTCTGGAGTCTCAGAACATTCACCAAGACAGGATCACTATGAAAAATCATTTAGGCACAAACATTCATCACCCTTTCCCTAACACATTGACAGACAGTGCCACCTTTTCCATACTATTGAGTATTGGCCTGCCCCCAGTGGCATAGTCTGGCTCCTCTGATATCATGACATCTATGAAATTAACAACATATTGATATTACTTCACTCTGAACAAGAGGTTTATGTGAGGCTGAATGgaaagattaccaaatgaaaatgCTTTATTAAAGTTGTTATGATTTACTAATTTCTGAGTTaaatatgacttggaggtgccggtgttggactgaggtggacaaacttaaacatcccacaacacctggttatagtccaacaggtttatatagaAGCACTCGCATTTGGAAcacctctccttcatcaggtggttgcaacATAGAATATCAAGCATTacatcacagaacaggcccttcagccctcgattttgcaccaacctgtggaaccaatctgaagcccaaataacctacactattccattctcatccatatgtctatccaatgatgatttaaatgctcttaaaattggcaagtctatgactgttgcaagcagtgcattccacgcccctactatactctgagtaaagaaactgccactgacatctgacctatatctaccactcctcaatttaaagctatgtccccacgtgcattcctgtttctccttccaaagtgaatcacctcacacgtttcccaattaaactccatttgccatctcttagcccagctctgcagcttatctatgtccttctgtaacctacaacattcttcatcactatctacaactctaccgaccttactgtcatctgcaaatttactaacccatcctttatTCTCTCATCCAGgtgatttagataaatgacaaacaacagtggacccaaaacagatccttgcagtatcccactagtaactgaactccaggatgaaaatttcccatcaaccactactctctgccttctttcagctagccaatttctgatccaaaccgctaaatcaccctcagtctgTATTTTGTgtagtagcctaccatggggaatcctatcaaacgccttactgaaatccatatacaccacatcaactgctttaccctcatccacctgtttcgtcgccttctcaaagaactggttgtggaaaataagattatgatcacagaatttatagccaaaggagtccagtgtcatggagatatgatacattaaacaaatttagatgaaatctttcataatttagaatgggatatgctgatttctgttctttgacatataaatcacagaacttcttttaaattacattctcaagataaggtaaaaaaagtcacacaataccaggttatagtccaacaggtttatttggaagcactagctttcagagtgctgctccttcatcaggtggttgatgaaggagcagcactctgaaagctagttcttccaaataaagctgttggactataacctggtattgtgtgactttttttaactttgtacaccccagtccaacaccagcacctccaaatcattcacaagatagctcagcttttctaaCTATAGGTATGAAGTCTGTCTGCGatccaatgttgagtcagactgacaAGCCTTCTACAtggttttacagagttttacatggattcatgcagtctttgagcaaaataaaatgtaattctgcaaaaacaaatttacCCCATAAATTTATATGAGCGTGTGTAGGAGGGGcagagtgagtgtgcatgtgagtgcatgtgatagagtgtgtgtcagcttggttaagtgtgtgtgtgagtgtgatcggGTATGTGTCTGTGAGAGCGTGCATGTGtggggggtgcatgtgtgtgcatatgtgagaGAGCTTTTGTATGAGGGAGAGTCTCCGTGGGTGAGCAGAAGCTGATTGCAAAGTTCAGTACCCAGGGGATGACCTCAACCGGgatcttaggttcatgtcacactacaggtgaccccactgcacgacacacacacacacacacacacgtgcacacacacatgcacgcacacacgtgcacacacacacacacatgcacacacacatacacacacgcacacacacactcctacatactcatgcatccacacggaccctctctcatacacaagcacTCTGTCAtatggacacacatacacactccgcactcacacccacacatgcaccttctcacagacacataccccatcacactcacacacacacacttaaccaagcttacatatacacatatacacacacacacacactctatcacatgcactcacacactcatCTGTATACTAGCTCTGCCActccaaaactgcatgaatctatgtaaaacTCTATAAAACTATACAGGGGCCTTGTCAGTATGatatagcattgggacacagacagacttcacacctattgttagaaaagctgagctatcttgagagtgtgatttaaaagaagttctcggatttacatatcaaagaacagaaaccagcatatcccattccaaaagatgaaagatttcatCGAAAGTTGTTTATTgtgtcacatctccatgacactggattcctttggctataaattctgtgatcaagATCAGAttctgcacaaccacctgatgaaggagcaacccgctgaaaggtagtgcttccaaataaacctgttggactataactttgtgttgtgtgatttttaactaagttcaACATGCAGCATTGAATAATTTATGAAAAAGCACACATGCACAAGGGAGCAGGACACAACGTTAAATAACATATTATGAACATCACcaacaatgaaaataaaagataaataaaaatgaaatgattctcctctcacctaacaGATTTACTGATGAAAATATTCCTGAAGACGATTTTGGAGGAATATTTTGATCTTGCTTTTTTTCACGTTGATATTTGTATTTACATCTTTAATTCTAAATATTGGTTTTGTACTCATTTCCCCCTTCATTGATTCAGTTAAATAGCCACTGTCTTCACATAAAAACACTTAACAAAAtgtaaagcaaaatactgtaggtACTGCAAACCTGAAGTCACAATGAAAGACATTGGAAACGCTCtggccgatcaggcagcatctataaaAAGATGAAGGAAGTCCCATTCACAATATTTGGCCAGGACACCTTTATACCTttccagatgctgtctgacctgctacaTTTTCCAGTATTTCTTGGGTGAATTTGGAAAAAATTATATTCATTATGGAAGGATTTTTATCACAATTGATCCACATTTAAGGAATGCAACGATATGTTCTGATGGAGTCTGCTTTGTTGAACTGTACATTCACCAACAAGTTAAAGGGTTCATCCAGGAATTTCACAAAGACATTGATACTTTAATTCCAGAGATTGCATAAAGGAAGAAAGAGCAAAAGAATTACATATTGTCAATTTCATTTGATTAAAGCTTTTGATGTATGATAAGGTACACAAAATATATGGATACTTACTTTTGATTCAGTTTCCTGCCGTTCATCTAGAATTGAAAATGTATTGTCTGAGATCATAAAATTTCAGTCTTTTacattaaaaatgacacaaaaatactATATTGACTAAATCAAAATCAGGGTGATAAAACATAAAGCCAATGTAAGGAAGTCACAATATTCTATTTCACAACTTCGATTTAAGTGAAATATTTATAAACAGAAGAAATGTGCCATGTTACactaaattcatttttaaaaacatttaacagATTATGTTGAGACATTAGCATCAAATTCAAGACAGCAGGTGTGGTATTGCATAGCTGTGATTTTTGAGCACAAGGGTCACATTCACAACCTGCTTGAACTGTTAGGATCAAAATGAATATCTGGAGATCTTAGAATACCCACGTTGCTCTCTGCTAATCATTGGTTGCAGCCCCTGAGCTCATTGGGGGAAATTGGGAACTCTGTCAGCAAACCATGTAGTCTCAACAACCTGCTTTTCTTAGACAGGAGTCCCTCTTAAACAGTAATTGCATTTAACAATATTGTAGGTATTTAAATGATACTAAACTGACTAAAAGAAATTGTAAAAGTGCAGGATTGACATAACTTGCCTGAATTTAAATACTGACCAAATCCTACACTATATGCTTTACAAAGGCTAATGACATGTACAAAGTAAAACAAAGCATACTAAAAGTTGTTTTTCTACAGGAAACATAGGTTTGTGAGGCAAGTCACACTTTCAAACTGTTGAATGCTTAGTCAGAGGCCAAAAGTTGGAAAAGTGGAGCTAAACACATATGATAACCACACTAACAAAGCTGTGTTAACCTCAATGAAACTTCATATTCAAAAATGTGCTAAGAAATAAAATGGATGCAAAGAACCTGGAGATACAAGCCTATTTAAAAGCATTGAACAACACAATGGGAAGGAAAAAGAAGGATCACTCAACAAACTCAAATTACATGCATGAAGCTTATTTGAAAGCTGCAAGGAACTGACACAATCTGGCATTGATTGGTGATGTCAGAGATATATTTTGGAAACACAAAGTATCTCAGCCACTTgtgtttttctctgtttctaataTTAGCTAAAATGGTTTTATTAATCCATTGGTAAGCAAAAGTCTTCACAAAGTCAGTGATTTCAGGGATTCTGACTGCTTAAATATCTTGGTGCTCCCACAATGTGCGATGAGGAAAAGAGTAACATTATACAATGTAAAGCTAGGCTGTATGGGATAGTTTTAATTTGGATTTGTCTGGATAGTGTAATCCTGTTGATGGAATATCGATGATAAAGATTGTAGTAAAGAAAAATTCAGTACTGCAACTGAACAACTTCATCAGCTGTAAATTACAATCTATTGATAACTTTATAGGAAAATGATGACAATGCCTCCTGGATGGAAAGTCAGGACAATCATCCTTCTGCTTATTATAGAATACAGACCTGATTTTACATGCAGTCAGCTGTCCTGTCTCTGTAAGGTTCGAGATCCCAGCCCCAAGAAGTGATTAGAGGAGGGGAAACTATGATTCACCTTGGTAGACCTCTTGGTATTCAGTCAAAAGGCCCCTCATCATGCTGAATCTGCAAGGAGGCCGCAAAATACCCCGAGTGGTCTCCTCATGTAGTAAATAAAGTGCTCTCCTGCTCTGACTTGGCCATTTAAAGCACTCATTTCCACTAAAGGCAGTGGAACCAACAACCACCTTTCCCACCACTTGTAAAATTCACGGGAGGTCAGCAAGGTAATGGACCTGCCCATACCCAATTTCTCACCACTACCTCACCTCCCACTTCTTTGGGTCTCATACATTCCCTGCTCATGTTCTAAGTGATCA
Coding sequences within:
- the si:ch211-214p13.7 gene encoding uncharacterized protein si:ch211-214p13.7, with translation MGNCCKKTQKKEYDHELDERQETESKKNEEILYVTVEHNNPTQHISNEVNLRDDNTCEYAVINYNCKQDTTISEQDTQEYEEVIPN